AAAGAGATGAACAAGAAATAAGGCATTTTTATACCTTCAAGGCCGTCTCGGAATACCCAGGCGGCCTTTTTTGTTTATGGACCAAAGCTTTCCCCAAAATGAACGGCTGAAAAGCCCGCAGCGCATTTCCGAAATCTATACTTCGGGGACTAAGCTGAAGCATTCTTTCTTTTTACTCTTCTATTTAGCTGGGGAAGAGGAGCAAAGCCGCATTGCCTTTGCAGTGCCGAAGCGAAAAATCGCCTCTGCTGTAGGTCGAAATCGCATCAAGCGAAAGCTGAGAGAAATTTACCGCCTCCATAAAGAGGCCCTTCCCCAAGAGGCGCCGCAGG
The Croceimicrobium hydrocarbonivorans genome window above contains:
- the rnpA gene encoding ribonuclease P protein component, which encodes MDQSFPQNERLKSPQRISEIYTSGTKLKHSFFLLFYLAGEEEQSRIAFAVPKRKIASAVGRNRIKRKLREIYRLHKEALPQEAPQDFILLYLGAADADYQKLEKAYLKLWEKWHNAPKV